AGGATAAGGTCGCTAAGAGCACTCATGTACAGGTGTTTGTGTAAACAtaaatttccatctctctgtaaTAAATGCCCAAGAGCACGGTTGTTGAGTTGTATAGTAATTACATATTTAGTGttaaagaaactaccaaactggggattcctggctggctcagtggttcagcacctgcctttggcccagggtgtgattctggagtcccgggatcaagtccagtgTCGGGCTCtgagcgtgaagcctgcttctccctctgcctctctctctctctctctctctctctcatgaatagataaataaaatcttaaaaaaaaaaaagaaaagaaaagaaaagaaaagaaaagaaaagaaactaccaaactgtttccTGAAGGGACTGTATCACTTACATTCATACCAACGACATGAGTGATCCAGCTCTACACCCTTGCCAGCACTCGGGGACGTCACTATCTTCTACTTTAGCATTCTGAGAGGTGCGAAGTGATACCTCGTGCAGCTTTACTTGGCGTTTCCCTAAAGGCTGATGAATCTGAACACCTTTCCATGTGCCGATTCGCCATCTCTATATGCTCTTTGAttaaatgcctgttcatgtcttttgcccattttctagttggagtgttttttgtttttttcctactgagttttgagaattctttacaCATTCTAGATGTAAAGTCAAAATGTGGTCTCCTTGTCAGAGATGcagtttaaagatattttctcccaatctgtagcGCAAGTTGCTTTTTCTCCCTCACACAATGCTTTTTGGACAAAATTGGAGCTTTTATTagcaaggaagaagagaaaactacCGTAAGGCTGGCAACCCCCAGTGTCTGCCACGTTTCACCCTCTGCGAGGGCCCGTGGTGCCATGTCCAGCACCTAAGACAGTGCCTGGTACTGACAAGGCACAACGCAAATGTCCGTCCAACGAATGTAATGACTTGCTTGAGGTCGTACAGCCGtcaagacaaaattaaaaagaaaggctaATACTTTGGTTCCCTttgaacatttagaaaatatgtcctgagtttttatttagaagagagaggaagaacttCGCCGGGGCAGAGCAGAGGAGGCGGACCTTCCATGTGGGGCCACACACTGACTGTAACTGTCCACAGTTCACCCCTGGGAGCTTTGTCTCCCTACAGGAGCCCCAGCGTTTCTTCCAACCACATCAGTATTCTTCAATGAGAAGTTTTCAcgatacatttttttcaaggtaCCGTCCTGCGGAGACTTTGAGCTACTTCAGTTCTCCTTACACCCATGTCCTGCCGAGGcccatctctttttctttaattaaattttttattttggaaaaaaaaattcaaggataCAGAAATGGTGAGAAGATTATGATAAACTTTCTCACACACATCACCTAGATTTATCACCACCTCTCTTCCTGGGCCGCTGGCCGCTGTACGGGCCTCACCTCCTGGGATGCTCGCCGCTGGATGGGCTTCACCTCCTGGGACACTGGCCACCGCTCCAAGGCCACCAGGTAAGGTGCTGCCAGCTGCAGGACGCGTGCGGCCCAGCTGGGCTGCAAATGCGAGCTGGCCCGCGTGTCCCCTGAAGTCCTGTGTTGTCTCAGAATCGGCTCCCCCATGGCCCCCCTGCAGCGTCCGAGGCAGCGGGAGCTGGGGTGGCTTCTCAAGGGCCCGGACGCCAGGAGCGAGGCCGGAGCCCGACTTCCCTTACTCCAGCAGGACACAGGCTGCCCGGCGCGCGTGCAAGGAGCCGGCAGGCCGAGTGACTGGAGGCAGCGCTGCGAGCACGCAGAAACTCTGTGCTCGGGATGTTTCCCAGCAACGTGTGCGTGCCTGGTTCCTGTTTTCCAAAGGACCATGGTTGCCCCTCGGGCGACACGCCCCGTCCCCCTCTGCAAGCGCAGGTGCCGCTGGACTCCAGACGCGGCTCAGGAGCCGGAGCTTAACGTAGTCGGAGGCGACGAAACACCAGGACTTCTGCTGAGGAAAGGAAGCTTCCAGGCTCCTCCAGAAATCGGGGAGTGAGGTGGTGACATCTGGAGCCACTGCAGCCATTTCACCACCACGGCGGGGAGCCCAGTGCTGTGGGGTCGCCTGTGGGGACTCTGAGGGTGAAACCAAGAGGGAAAAGACGACGCAGAGGAAGCCTGTGTCCCTGGTGGTGGCCCTTAGCCTGTGGGGCAGCCTCTCCGGCTCCACAGGAACTTCCCCTAAAGCTGTTTTCTGTTCCGGGAGCCCATAAACCCCTTTGTAGGGTGAGCGACCTGTGCTTCTGTTTGTGGTAACTGCTGACTTGCATCAAAACATCTgactgtggggagaggggagggcgggtggggggcagggcggggcaggggggctgtggggagggcgggggtcaggggggctgtggggagggctgCCACCTGGGGGGCAGCGCCGGGTGTCCACACCCCCAAGAACGCCGGCCGCCCCTGGTCCCCGAACCCGCAGACGTTTGGGGGGACGTTTGGGGCcacgggggggggcggggggcatggcccgcagccggggggggggggtgtcagggAAGCAGGGGTAGGACCACAGGGCGCACTTCGGGTGCAGCCAGGAGCTGTAGGCAAACTGGGCTGTATCCTGTGAAGACAGCACCCGGCCCGGAGCAGCGACCCTTCTCTCAGGCCCCAGGACTGGCTCAGCTCAGGGCCTGTGCCCACCGTGGACGCTGCTCCCGAGGTTGACAGGGGCACGCCCAGGGCCCAGCTCTGCTCCCATGGACTCGTGCCCTCAGCTCTGCCTGCATCAAGGGCACCCCTGGCCCCCTGCACCCCGTGTACCCCCTGTGCCCTGCACCCCCCCCGGGGgcgtctctgtctccctccccctcatctctctctctctttctagtaACTGAAAGCTTCAACTTGAGCCTTTCGGCTGGAGAGGACCTTCCTGGCTGCGGTTGGCAGCGGTGGCACGGGGACCCCGGGTCACAGCCCCCGCTATGGGCCGCGCCTCTGCTGGGAGAACGGGTGCGGGTGCGGCCGACCAGCAGGGTCAGGGACGAGGGACACGCGGGCCCCCAGCTGCAtccggtcccccccccccccccccgccctcgcTGCTCGGTGCCCAATatcccccagcctgggctccccaCTGCCTCCTGAGTGAGGGTGGGGCGAGTTGGCTTCCACTGCGGGGCTGTGAGCATCTAGGGCTGACTCCACGGGCAACTGCACTTGGGACCCAaaatggccattaaaaaaaaaaaagatttgatttattcatttgagagcgagagcgagagagaacgagcagggggaggggcagagggagaagcaggctccccagtgggcagggagccccacgcgggactcgattccggggccAACATCTTGACCGGAGCCCCCAGGCACTACCTTCTGCGGTGCCGGCAgtgagggggagggcaggcaggccagagaggaggcggggaggggccACGGCACAGGGGAACAGGGGAGGCCACGGGGGAGGAGCGGTCCCATGGTCTGCACAGGGTGCGGGGGCTCCCGCGGGGGAGCTGCAGGCCTCTGCGGGGCCACCGGAGGCGGGGGTTTGAGTAAAGGATGGGCACGGGGAGCAGGAGCACGGGCTGGGGTCTCTGCGAGCCACTCCCAACACCCCCGCCCAGGCCAGCGGACAAGGGCAGTGGctgccgggcgggggggggggggcgggggggggcggtgggccCGGGATGCGGGGGGCTCAGTCCCTCGAGCGTGGACTCTGGGttccggctcaggtcgtgatccccggtcctggatccagccctgcatggggctccgtGCTCCGCGGGGAGcctacccctccctctcctcccctccacccccctccatgctctgtctctgtttctaaaatagaaaaattacgCTGTGTCAGTCAGCAAGTCAGGGGGAACCAGGGCGACGGGGCCTCGGACAAGCAGCATGTGGGAGGGCCTGGGCTGGTGGTTGTGGCAGCCGGGGAAGGGGATAAGGGGGACAAGTGTCAGGTGCGGGGATTAAGGGGACACAGGGATGGGGGCCGAGCCGAGGCCAGCAGCGTCCCCGGGGTGAGGAGTGAGGATAAGGACCCCGGGTTGCCCTTCCTCGGGTGCCCCGGGGCTGCAGGAGGCCGAGGGGGCCCGTCCCGGGCACATGGGCACAcggtgcccccctcccctcccgccagGCGCCCGCTGTACCGGCTCCACACTCGGGACAGACGCATCCCGGGGCCTCCCGGAGCAGCTCCCGCGGTGCCGCTGCGTCATCCCAGGGTGCTCGCAGGGCCGAGGGGTGCCCGGCAGGTGCGGGCATGGActgccacctcccctctgcctcggtctcccccagcaggtggaggggcGGCCCCTCCGCGGGTGCTGTGAGCACAGAGCTCCAGCCCCGCAAACTGTCTTCGAGGCCCGGGGACACAGGGCAGGACCTGGCCACACCCCGGCTCTGCTGTCCGGGCCCCGTGACATCGTGCAAGCCCGACCCGTGTGTgtgacacggggggggggggggggacgtggGGCCTGCGTGTGCACCCGACGCCTTCACATGCACCACATGCCAGCCCACAGCCGGCTCCGAAGCCCATTTCGGGGGCGCCCCTGCCCCGAGGCGTGAGCTCAGCCCCTCCAGAGCCTGCGCCTGGCCTCTCCGCCAGCAGGACAGCTCTGGGCCGTGGGGCTAAGGTTCCTTGGAAGCCGGCGCACTGTTTGGGGTGTCCCCGGGGCCCTCCcggcctggcccctggcccccaaGCCCAGGCTGTCCATGGGGCCCCAAGTGACCCTCGTCCCCCAGCCTGTCCGCCTGCGATCCTGCCCTCGCTGTCACAGCGCAGCGCCCCGGTCCTCCCGCAGcctcctgcccccatcccagGGCTGCAGAGCCTCCCCCTCCCGCGTCTGCAGCCAGGAGGCTCCCCCCCCACTTGGGGCACAGACACCCGACCACGTGACGCCCCTGGGGGTGGGCCCCGGGCCTGACGCACAGGCGGGGTCAGGGTCTCTGCCCAGCATCACTGCGGGGTAAATATTTGCTCGTGGGTGGCAAGGACAGTACTCAGGGCTCCTCAGTGACGCTGGACAAAGCCTGTTGTACGTGTCCCAGCTTTTCTGGATGCAACCGAGGATCGGATCCCGTGATGCAGCCCGGAGGCGGGCCTGCgccctggggtcccggggccgGGCTGCCGGGATGCGCCGGCTCATGGACGCAGGCCCACTCGGCTCAGTCCCAACCCAAACACTGTTATTCTGTAAAGTGGTTTTTTTCCTTGAcatttcatttattagagagggggagggggagggggagggagggggcagggggagggacggagggaggagggacagggagagggggagggaggggagatggggaggaaaggggagagagggagaggaagagggagtgagggaggaggagggagagagggggagacgggttggaagggggagagagggaggggggagggagggggaggggggagggaggggagcgctgagtgcggagcccacctcaggcctggatcccaggaccccaggggacacctggatgcctcaccgactgagccgcccTGGTGCCCCAGGGTCACTTTCTTAAAAAGCTGGAGGGGACCCCACAGGTCGCGTGGTGAGGCCTCGAGGGAGAGGCGGGGGACGCTTGGGCCTGCCGGAGCCCGGTGTGCAGGGGCAGGCGCAGGCTGGGGCTCGCAGCAGGTCGTGGGGACCCACCTGAGTTGACGCCAACACCCATCGCTCTGTGCATTGCGGCTTCGTGGCACGTGCAGCAGGCAAAGGGTCCCCTGTAAGTTCTGGGCACCGGGCCCTGCCCAGACGGCCCACTCTGCAGTCCGGGATGGGTCGGGGATGGGTCTGGGATGGGATGGGGACGGGACGGGATGGGaacagggatggggatggggatgggacaGGACAAagatgggatggggatggggatggggacgggatggggacggggacaggacggggacagggatggggatggggacaggacGGGGAcgggatggggatggggacaggacGGGACAAAGACGAGACGGTATGGGGTCGGGACCCATCAGCTGCAGGTCTTGCGGGGCTTTGACAGAGGTGGTGAAGCTGGGGTCCAACCCTCCCGCCTGGGCCCTGAGAGCACACAAGAGGCAGCTCcgctgggggccgggggcagcCCAGGGGACAGACTCTGTGACCCCGGCCCCGCTGCTGGTGTGCCCTATGACCCCACTCTGCACCCGCCGTGTCTGTGCGTTGGGGGCGTCCCTCGACCCCTCTCAACCGATGGAGTGCAAGGATCAGATGAGGTCGCcgagcccctccacccccccgaCGGTCCCTGGGGGGCCAGGCAGGCCAACCGCAGACGTGTTAGACAGCCTCGTGAGTCTGTGGCTCCGggacagggcgggggggggggggtgaccttCCACGTCTGGCTGCGCAGGCGAGGAGCCCGGGAGCAGGCGCTGGGGGACGCGGAGCTAGTGCAGGGGCACAGCTGCTGGCACCGCGTCCACATGGGCCGGGTCCACAGAGCCCGGAGGCAGCCGCCCGGAGGCGAGCGCAGACAGCGGGGAGGCCCCAGGGTCCCTGACCTCCGCGTCAGGGAAGAAACAGGAAGGACGTGGACACGGCACCCACCCGAGGGGCACGGCCTCGTGCTCCGACGCCCTAGGTGGCTCTATCGCGGTGCGGCAGCGAGCACAGGCCACGGCCTCACCGACGTGTCGCCAGCGCGTGTCTGCTCCTGACCGTGGGGCACAGGCGAGCGCCGTCTCAGGAGGGCCGAGCCCCTCGGGTCCCCGGGACCAtgcgtgccccccaccccacaggcccCAAGCGCAGCGGGGCCCCCGGCTGCACCCTGGCCGGGGCTGGGTGGGGGTCGCCCGCCACCGGGAGCGTCAGCCCCGCTCCTGGCGACTGTGGCAGTGAGATCAGCGTGGCCGAGCCACCTGCTCTCCGCAATGTACAGGAAAACcgtgtttttaaataaagaaaagaccaGCAGTAGGTTTCGtgaagtgtttttatttcagCTGCATCTGGACCTTGACGTTCTGTGTCCGGCATGGAGCAGGGCCACACTCTTCTGAGCGCCGGGCGGGGACGGCGCAGGAGGGGACGGCGCGGGTGCCTCCCATGTCCAAGTCCCCATCCTGGGTGCATCGGCCCCTCGTCTGCACGCTGACCCTCGAGCCCCAAGCGCCCAGagccgcccctcccctccccgccccctgcctgccccagccccgcTCCGGCAGACAGCTGTCGAAGCTTAGCAGTGACCCAATAAATAAGAGACGCCAGCGGTGCAGGACAGTGAAggggcgggtgggcggggcctccCCTGGAAGGTGCTCTCCCCGCCAGCTCTCGGCCACGTCGACTCCCAACGCTGCAGGCAGTTCCTGTGGTGCTGGTGCCCGGGACGGGCGGCGACCAGAGGTGTCCGCAGGCCGGTGGGCACAGGCGCACGCTCAGCTGGGCGGcccgggggaggcgggcggggacGGGCTCACACGGCCGACAGGAACgggaagaagaagaagtcaaAGGCGAACTTGACGGCGCCGTGCACGGTGCTGCGCCAGTCGTGCTCTATCTTCACGTGGCGCCGGGCGGGGGACAGCTGTGCCATGCAGTTGAGGCAGCGGATGGCCTTGAGCTCGAAGACGGGCCACTTGCTGCCCAGGCGGCCCTCGAGGACGGTGCTGAACTCGATGAGGCTGCCGTGGCGCAGGCCGAGAAGCACGTCCTTGAACTCGCCGCTGGCCCGCAGCACGATGTCCTTGGTGACGTCGTCCTCCTCTGGGCCGCGGGAGCCGTTGGCGCCACTGTAGGGCATGCCCACCGTGATCTCGAACTTGTAGCGGTCGAACTTGCGGATGTGGCAGGGGTGCTTGGCCAGGAGCTTCAGGCGGCATAGCTCCTCCGCGGCCGTGGAGGCATTGCCGGGGCTGCAGGACGGGTAGGCCTCGCCGTACAGGCAGCGCATCCAGTCGCCCACGAAGAGCGGGAGCATGTTGATGGCCGCCTCGGCGCTGTTGTCGATCTCCGTCACCCGCACGTACTTGAAGCGGCCCGTCCATGTGACCCTGTGGCCTTCCAGGTGGCTGCACAGGATCTGGGTGCGGGCCATGTTGGTCTCCTTCCAGGCCCGGGGCCCGCACAGGAAGCCGTACTGCTGCCAGGTGAGCGTGGAGTTGTAGACCTTCATGCCCTCCGAGCGGTACACATACAGCCAGCAGAAGAGCACGATGGCCGTGATCCACACCAGGATGAGCTTGACGACGGAGCTCCGCGTCAGGGACTTGACCATGGCCACCGGCGAGAAGCTGGCCTTGCTCCACCAGCGGAACAGCAGGGGGACGCTGCACAGCAGCGCAGTGACGGCCACCTTGGTGAGCTCCAGCGACAGGAACCAGCGGGCAAGCTGCAGCACGCCCATGAGCGCCAGGCCGGCCACCAGGACGGGGAGCGCGAACAGGAAGAGGAAGTAGCCCACGGTGGCTCGGGCAAGCCCCAGGCCGGTGGACTCGAGCAGGATGACCACGGACAGCTCACACCACATAAAGCAGACCAGGTAGGGCACCAGGTAGCAGTAGGTGCCCTTGAAGCCCCGCAGCTGCGCCATGCGGAAGAAGAGGTACAGGAGGTACACGTACAGCAGGCAGGGGACGCTGACGTTCAGGACGACCAAGTGGCCCAGGGGCACGGTGACGAAGGTCTGGCCCAGGAGCTTCAGGTGCTGCCAGCcgcagggcagggtgggcaggagggacagTAGGCCGGCGGCCACCTCGGTCACCAGGGCCCTCCGGGTGTAGGGCTCGGCAGACGAGCTCAGGCTCACGTAGCTGGTGGCGGTGAAGAAGATGGACACGACGGCCAGCTCAGAGCAGGGGATGCAGTCCTTGCTGGCGATGGGGAAGGAGAAGATGACGAAGAAGACAGACAGCAGGAAGTGCACGTAGGGCTCCAGGTGGTTCCAGCCGAAGTTGACCTCGGCCTGCTCCACGTCCAGGTTGGGCTCGAAGCGCAGGAGCAGGCCCGTGAGGGTGCGGAAGCTCTCCCACGCCCTGCTGTCCTGGAACACCTTGAGGGTGCAGATCACCATGGAGACGAACGACAGGTAGAAGACGACCAGCGGGATGAAGAAGGCGAAGAAGTCGATGGTCAGGTTgctgatgatgaagaagaagatgaGGGCGTTGATGTGCTGGGTGGGCACGATGCTGGACAGCCAGTGCATGCCCGCCCGCGAGGCCACATCGATCAGGTACTCCTTGATCTCCATGACAGCGTGCAACGGGTACTTGACCATCTGCAGGTGTGGACACGGACACCAGCTGTGATGCACGCCGACCCGAGCCCCGTCGCCCTCGGCGCTCTGCCAACCGCGGGAGCCCACCACCCCTGGGCCCCTGGTCCCCTGGTCCCAGCGGGTCCCCGCGTTCCGGTCCACTTGGCCCGTCCCCCAGCTGCACCGGAGCTGCAGGTTCTGCTGCCCATCCTTGGCCCCCCTCCCGTCCCAACCTGCCGGGTGTGCAGACTCCTGCAAGCCAGCGTCCCCTGGAGACCTCAGCACCCGCAGGCACGTCGGGTGGGCCCCCCGCAACCAGGGTGCCCCGAGCCTCggcccctggccccctgcccctgtGTCGGCTAAGGGCAGGGGAGCCCGCGGAGGGCTCTGCACTGTCCCCGGGCAGGCAGCGGGTGTGGGGAGCCAGGAGGAGGGCTCGGCCAGCGTGACCTGTGGGGGACGGGGTTCATCCCTGAGGGCAAGGGAGCCACGCAGGCTAGTGGGCTAGTGGGCTAGCGGGCTAGTGACCGGGACCCTGAGGACCCGCAGACTGGCCGCCACCTGCACGCAGCCGTGCTGCCCCACGCTCAGCCCCGACGGCCACTGCCACAACCTGCACCCGGTGCAAAGGGCGGGGGCGACCCTCAGACCTCTGCGCAGCACAGAACGAAGGGGGATGGGGGGCGGCGAGGGGGGCcgcccagggcagggggcagggcggTTCCGACACCCGGGCCGGGCTCCAGCGCCGTGCACAACTCTGAGGGGTGTGGCCCTGCTGGGCTCGGGGAAGCGAGGCAGGGGCGCAGGTGCTGGCCCTCCATGGGGTCTGCAGGGGCGGCAGCGGGTCCCCAAGGGCACAGCACCACCCacgggggggcaggggagcctggatggTGCCTGGAGCCCCCTCAGGGGCGTGACGACTTCTGCCACAGCCTGGAGAACCTGGGGGCGTCCTGGGTGGGCACGACCACGTGACTGTACCAGCACGGGGTGTCACATGTCAGCCTGAGAAGACGACACCTGGGAGGAACCGGAGTGCGCTCTGCAGAGGCGGGGAGCCGGGCGCACATGGGGGCCTAAAACACTAGGGAATGTGTGAGCCTGTCTTCACGCACCCGTGTGCGCAGCCACCTTCCGTCTAGGGCCCTGGTGAcagccctcctgctccctgccttGGAACAGGCAAGGACTCGAGCCAACGAGCACCCGGCCAACGactccccacccaccccggctgacaaccaccccccaccccggccgatGACCCCGCACGACCCAGCTGACGACCACACCCTCCCGCCCGCCCGGAGCAGCCTCCACCTCACAGGTGACCAGTGCGCACCTGTGCCGCCCACCAGACCAGACGGAGGCAGGGCCACACGGCCGGCGGGGGTCCCTGAGCGCCAGCTGCGCACCGCAGCTCCCGGGCCGCTGTGGCTCCTGGGCCCTCTGTGCAGGTACCCGGACGCCCGGACACACCTGCAGCCCTGCACGGGAACTGGGGCTCCCCGTCAGCATGTCAACCACCCGcgctgctctgcggggagcctgctgcccctgccgctccccgccgctccccctgcttctgcaaGCGTGCTCTGTCAAACAGAGGAATGAGACGTCTAAAAAATGACCGTGAAGCTTGTGGAACGCCGTGTCCTGCCTATGTCTGTGCAGCGAGGTGCCGGGACCACTGGGCCgcggccccagctctgccccaggaGCTTCCGTCCAAGCCCTACTCTCAGGGCCCCAACTGGGAAACTGAGAACTGTCCCGCGGACGAGGTCCAGCAAATTACAACGGGCTGTTCCCTGACCATAAAAGACGTTTTTAAGAAAGGAGCAGGAGCCAGCCGCAGGGCAGGACGGCGCCCCGGCCTCGGAGCCCAGGCTCACCGGGCCCCTCCAGGAGAGCACGGCCCTTCCTCCTGCAGAGGCGCGGGGAAGCATCTGAGGGACAACGTGGGGACGGTCCTTACAAGCCGTGGGCCCCAGAGGAGGGCAGGCCCAGGCGCGGGGGAGGCCAGGCGGGCGGGTGCTGACAGCCCCCGGCCCCACTCACCTTCAGACGCAGGGGCAGGTCCTCGGGGCCCTTGCCGGCCAgctcgtcgtcgtcgtcgtcctgCAGGAACAGGTTGGCGGGGATGATGCCCTTGGCGTACTTCTTGGTGATCTCCACGAAGTCGTCCGGCGCTATGTGGCTCTTGGCTGGGCACGAGACAGAGGGCACAGGGTCCGCCCACCCTGCGAGCACCCGGCCACCCCACGCGAGCGGGCGGCCAGCCAGGGAGTGCAGGCTGAGGCCCGGCGGAGGGTGAAGCCTGGCAAGCTCTGTCCCGACAGACAGACAGTGGGCGAGGACGGGCGGACGGAAGGAGAGGGGCAGCCGAGACGGCTTCCAGCCGCGCCCTCCACCTGCTGCCACGCTGACCCCACACCCCCGCCCTGGCCCTCAAGCCCAGGGTCTGCCCCGGGCCCTGCGCCACCCTCACCACCAGCGCCTCCTGCTGCCTCGTCCCAGCCCTGGCCTCACGGCCCTGCCGACCCTCCGCTCAGCACGCGCCCGACGGCCTACTGCGCGCCAGAAGCTGGGACGTGTGAGCCCAGCGCTTGCCTGTCCAGGCTCCTGGCCTAGTTGACTGCCAGACCCCCAGACCTCACACAGGGCGCAGGGGCAGGTGGATGGTGAGGCTTGAAATGCCTCGAGGTGACCAGCGGGAGGACGGGGCCCAGGGGCCCGGCCGGGCTGTGCATCTGGTGTCTGGTGGCCGCTGAGGCACGGGGCCCGAGGACAGGTCAGCAGAGCTTGGGACAGAGCCGTGCTGGTGGGATGGCAAGGGCAGGGCCAAGAGAGGAGAGGAGCCGGGGGCTGCAGAAGCCCCTGCCTGCCGTGGCCCAAGGGGAGCACAGGACTGGGCGGGTTGCTATGGGAACGAGGGGGGTGGTGTCTCCTCCTTTTGGTTCTGGGAGGAGAGGAGTAAGCACACGCCTGCAGCTGCTgggagagcaggtggggagggcggAGAACTGCACCGGAGGGGAGCTGGCCTGCTGGTGGGCACCGAGCACCCCGCCACGGACGCCTGCCAGGGCCGCACGGCCCCCGACCCTGACCGTCTGGCTCCAGGGGCCCGAGGAAGTGGAGGGGTGGTCGAGAGGGTGGAGCTGGGCTCCTTCGGGGGCACCACCCCACGGGCTTGT
This Canis lupus dingo isolate Sandy chromosome 13, ASM325472v2, whole genome shotgun sequence DNA region includes the following protein-coding sequences:
- the WFS1 gene encoding wolframin isoform X4, whose protein sequence is MTWKMFGRMESPVPISGLTVLGITFENEQEVKQLSSETDLERAVRKAALVMYWKLNPKKKKQVAVSELLENVGQVNEQEGAAQPGPIPKSLQKQRRVLERLVSSESKSHIAPDDFVEITKKYAKGIIPANLFLQDDDDDELAGKGPEDLPLRLKMVKYPLHAVMEIKEYLIDVASRAGMHWLSSIVPTQHINALIFFFIISNLTIDFFAFFIPLVVFYLSFVSMVICTLKVFQDSRAWESFRTLTGLLLRFEPNLDVEQAEVNFGWNHLEPYVHFLLSVFFVIFSFPIASKDCIPCSELAVVSIFFTATSYVSLSSSAEPYTRRALVTEVAAGLLSLLPTLPCGWQHLKLLGQTFVTVPLGHLVVLNVSVPCLLYVYLLYLFFRMAQLRGFKGTYCYLVPYLVCFMWCELSVVILLESTGLGLARATVGYFLFLFALPVLVAGLALMGVLQLARWFLSLELTKVAVTALLCSVPLLFRWWSKASFSPVAMVKSLTRSSVVKLILVWITAIVLFCWLYVYRSEGMKVYNSTLTWQQYGFLCGPRAWKETNMARTQILCSHLEGHRVTWTGRFKYVRVTEIDNSAEAAINMLPLFVGDWMRCLYGEAYPSCSPGNASTAAEELCRLKLLAKHPCHIRKFDRYKFEITVGMPYSGANGSRGPEEDDVTKDIVLRASGEFKDVLLGLRHGSLIEFSTVLEGRLGSKWPVFELKAIRCLNCMAQLSPARRHVKIEHDWRSTVHGAVKFAFDFFFFPFLSAV
- the WFS1 gene encoding wolframin isoform X5 produces the protein MLYGLPGVLGRGRHGLTYLLRSGRQSAVGCRTATEASAPDHSGRSSGRVTRSPGRRRRRAGRQGPRGPAPASEEHACRSRGSGGERQGQQAPRRAARVVDMLTGSPSSRAGLQMVKYPLHAVMEIKEYLIDVASRAGMHWLSSIVPTQHINALIFFFIISNLTIDFFAFFIPLVVFYLSFVSMVICTLKVFQDSRAWESFRTLTGLLLRFEPNLDVEQAEVNFGWNHLEPYVHFLLSVFFVIFSFPIASKDCIPCSELAVVSIFFTATSYVSLSSSAEPYTRRALVTEVAAGLLSLLPTLPCGWQHLKLLGQTFVTVPLGHLVVLNVSVPCLLYVYLLYLFFRMAQLRGFKGTYCYLVPYLVCFMWCELSVVILLESTGLGLARATVGYFLFLFALPVLVAGLALMGVLQLARWFLSLELTKVAVTALLCSVPLLFRWWSKASFSPVAMVKSLTRSSVVKLILVWITAIVLFCWLYVYRSEGMKVYNSTLTWQQYGFLCGPRAWKETNMARTQILCSHLEGHRVTWTGRFKYVRVTEIDNSAEAAINMLPLFVGDWMRCLYGEAYPSCSPGNASTAAEELCRLKLLAKHPCHIRKFDRYKFEITVGMPYSGANGSRGPEEDDVTKDIVLRASGEFKDVLLGLRHGSLIEFSTVLEGRLGSKWPVFELKAIRCLNCMAQLSPARRHVKIEHDWRSTVHGAVKFAFDFFFFPFLSAV